The following proteins are co-located in the Desulfobacterales bacterium genome:
- a CDS encoding ISAzo13 family transposase, with protein sequence METQQKEDLISQVKKRFELMAAHLSEKDKRIWAASEANTIGRGGDTIVCQATGMSRVTIGKGKKELTGKADGSKKRIRKSGGGRKRLVDKNPALIKDLDMLIDPLTRGDPESPLRWTCKSTYKLSEALRKRGHNVSQKTVYLMLQEMGYSMQANRKIKEGKQSPDRDAQFNFIYEQVKEFQGDGQPVISVDAKKKENIGQYKNTGMEWEPAGQPTDVNTYDFPDKEKGKACPYGIYDLTRNEGWVSVGISRDTAQFAVESIRRWWNEMGCFRYPGATRLLITADGGGSNGYRVRLWKKEVQSLVNELGITISICHFPPGTSKWNKIEHQMFSFMSKNWRGRPLDSLGTIVNLISNTTTQKGLKIEADIDDTQYEKGLKVGDDEMAQLNIERASFHGEWNYKIMPQEVMYTG encoded by the coding sequence ATGGAAACTCAACAGAAAGAAGATCTGATCAGTCAGGTGAAAAAAAGGTTCGAGTTGATGGCGGCTCATTTGTCAGAAAAGGACAAAAGGATATGGGCTGCATCAGAAGCCAATACAATTGGCAGAGGAGGAGATACCATTGTTTGCCAGGCAACAGGTATGTCACGTGTGACCATCGGAAAAGGAAAAAAGGAACTGACGGGTAAAGCAGATGGAAGCAAAAAACGCATACGTAAATCTGGGGGTGGGCGTAAGCGTCTGGTGGATAAAAATCCTGCATTGATTAAAGACCTTGATATGCTAATAGATCCGCTTACCAGAGGCGATCCGGAATCTCCTCTCAGATGGACCTGTAAAAGTACCTATAAACTATCAGAAGCCCTTCGTAAAAGAGGGCATAATGTGTCCCAGAAGACTGTGTATTTGATGCTTCAGGAAATGGGTTACAGTATGCAGGCCAATCGAAAAATTAAGGAGGGAAAACAAAGTCCGGATCGGGATGCACAGTTCAATTTTATATATGAGCAGGTAAAAGAGTTTCAAGGCGATGGTCAGCCTGTTATTTCAGTCGATGCCAAGAAAAAAGAAAATATTGGCCAATATAAAAACACCGGTATGGAGTGGGAACCCGCCGGGCAACCAACCGATGTGAACACATATGACTTTCCGGACAAAGAGAAAGGTAAAGCTTGTCCTTACGGTATCTATGATTTGACACGTAATGAGGGATGGGTAAGCGTCGGTATAAGTCGAGATACAGCACAATTTGCGGTTGAAAGCATTCGGCGTTGGTGGAATGAAATGGGCTGTTTCAGGTATCCCGGCGCTACCCGGTTGCTGATCACAGCAGACGGCGGTGGCAGTAACGGCTACCGAGTTCGTTTGTGGAAAAAAGAGGTTCAGTCTCTGGTAAATGAATTGGGAATTACGATCAGTATTTGTCATTTTCCGCCCGGGACAAGCAAATGGAATAAAATCGAGCATCAAATGTTTTCTTTTATGAGCAAGAACTGGCGGGGACGACCATTAGATAGCCTTGGGACTATAGTCAATCTGATTTCAAACACCACAACCCAAAAAGGCCTGAAAATAGAGGCTGATATTGATGATACGCAATATGAAAAAGGTCTTAAAGTTGGTGATGATGAAATGGCTCAGCTAAACATTGAGCGAGCGAGTTTTCATGGTGAATGGAATTACAAAATAATGCCTCAGGAAGTCATGTATACTGGATAA
- a CDS encoding cytochrome c3 family protein — translation MRKIILILTASAVVTAMSVAALSAAQETAQETIDKGAAEMKLESGRLPAAPFPHRLHQETHDDCNVCHNMFPQKRGAIQKLQEQGKLKKQQVMNQSCIACHKERKMAGQASGPLSCMDCHAR, via the coding sequence ATGCGAAAAATTATTTTGATTCTGACCGCATCGGCAGTTGTGACGGCAATGAGTGTAGCCGCCTTATCAGCGGCACAGGAAACCGCACAGGAAACCATTGATAAGGGGGCGGCCGAGATGAAGCTTGAGAGCGGCCGCCTGCCGGCCGCTCCGTTCCCCCATAGACTGCATCAGGAAACGCATGATGACTGCAATGTCTGTCACAACATGTTTCCGCAAAAGCGCGGGGCCATACAGAAGCTGCAGGAGCAGGGCAAACTCAAGAAGCAGCAGGTTATGAACCAAAGCTGCATTGCCTGCCACAAGGAGCGAAAAATGGCCGGGCAGGCTTCCGGGCCCTTGTCCTGTATGGACTGCCACGCCAGGTGA
- a CDS encoding ferredoxin, whose translation MKPPVVELSECIRCGVCEEVCPEVFHLSDAGYVAVAELCEYPEELVDEAIKHCPADCIYWEA comes from the coding sequence GTGAAGCCCCCGGTTGTGGAGTTAAGCGAATGCATCCGCTGCGGCGTCTGCGAAGAGGTTTGCCCGGAGGTGTTCCATCTAAGCGACGCGGGGTATGTGGCGGTGGCGGAGCTTTGCGAATATCCGGAAGAATTGGTTGACGAGGCCATCAAGCACTGTCCGGCGGATTGTATTTATTGGGAAGCGTAG
- the tsaA gene encoding tRNA (N6-threonylcarbamoyladenosine(37)-N6)-methyltransferase TrmO, with product MPIEFEPIGTFHTEATDIPRHWSVSDVTGRIVIDENYVKGLKDIQPGQKIIVLFHFHKSAKFDPQKLIQTPPHRQQAMGVFSICSPFRPNPIGLSVLEVINIDKNIISVRRADMIDGTPILDIKPHIEDKHDCPSYAND from the coding sequence ATGCCAATCGAATTTGAACCCATCGGCACTTTTCACACGGAGGCCACAGATATCCCGAGACACTGGAGTGTCTCTGATGTGACCGGCCGGATTGTCATTGATGAGAACTATGTCAAAGGGCTAAAGGATATCCAGCCCGGCCAGAAAATCATCGTTTTGTTTCATTTCCACAAAAGCGCAAAGTTCGATCCTCAAAAGCTGATCCAGACCCCGCCCCACCGCCAGCAGGCCATGGGCGTCTTCAGCATCTGCTCCCCCTTTCGGCCAAATCCCATCGGCCTCTCTGTTTTGGAAGTTATAAATATTGATAAAAATATTATTTCCGTCAGACGGGCGGATATGATCGACGGCACCCCGATCCTTGATATCAAGCCCCATATCGAGGACAAGCACGACTGTCCGAGTTATGCAAACGATTGA
- a CDS encoding DNA/RNA nuclease SfsA yields MSEFRQHDRLQHLVEKGERCVMFFLIQRTDAEAFAPADHIDPAYGRELRKAADKGVELLASGYNFKYCFPGFAARLRGIR; encoded by the coding sequence TTGTCCGAATTCAGGCAGCATGACCGGCTGCAGCATCTGGTAGAGAAAGGCGAACGGTGTGTCATGTTTTTTCTGATTCAGCGGACAGATGCCGAAGCATTCGCCCCGGCGGACCATATTGATCCGGCATACGGCCGGGAGCTTCGAAAAGCTGCGGATAAGGGGGTTGAGCTGCTTGCGTCCGGCTATAACTTCAAGTACTGTTTTCCAGGGTTTGCGGCACGGCTGAGGGGTATTCGTTGA
- a CDS encoding HD domain-containing protein, with the protein MKCPGQDSRYWKPTAIFEVDCPECENRVEFFKDDTTRRCPHCGHQFVNPNMDFGCAAYCKFAEQCIGNMPPELLAERDELLKDRIAIEVKKYFRNDFKRIGHATRVARHAEKIAAKEGGDMAVIMAAAYLHDIGIHEAEKKHNSTAARYQEEEGPPIAREILEKLGAAEGLIEEVCDIIGRHHHPRDEETQNFKVLYDADLITNLAEKHKEQPMAAEHAERIIENQFYTETGKSIVRQVLL; encoded by the coding sequence ATGAAATGTCCCGGACAGGACAGCCGATATTGGAAACCCACTGCGATTTTTGAGGTGGACTGCCCGGAATGCGAGAACCGGGTCGAATTCTTCAAGGATGATACCACCCGGCGATGCCCGCATTGCGGGCACCAGTTTGTCAATCCGAACATGGACTTCGGATGCGCGGCTTACTGTAAATTTGCGGAACAGTGCATCGGAAACATGCCGCCGGAGCTTCTGGCCGAGCGCGACGAACTCCTGAAAGACCGGATCGCCATTGAAGTGAAAAAATACTTCAGAAACGATTTCAAACGGATCGGTCATGCCACCCGCGTGGCCCGGCATGCCGAAAAAATCGCGGCCAAGGAGGGCGGCGACATGGCGGTGATTATGGCTGCCGCCTACTTACATGACATCGGTATCCATGAAGCCGAAAAAAAGCACAATTCAACCGCCGCCCGTTATCAGGAGGAGGAGGGACCGCCCATTGCCAGGGAGATCCTTGAAAAACTGGGCGCTGCAGAGGGACTGATCGAAGAGGTCTGCGATATCATCGGCCGCCACCATCATCCAAGGGATGAGGAAACCCAGAATTTCAAGGTTCTCTATGATGCGGACCTGATCACCAACCTGGCGGAAAAGCATAAGGAGCAGCCTATGGCCGCCGAGCATGCCGAGCGGATCATAGAAAATCAGTTTTACACGGAAACCGGAAAATCGATCGTCCGGCAGGTGCTGCTGTAG
- a CDS encoding flavodoxin domain-containing protein: protein MAKALVAFATRKGETEVIAGLIAEGMRFSGIEVEAVNANQIKSEKDLTGYDAYVFGSATYHGDMMQSMKTLLFMAENAELSGKVGGAFGAFGWSGEAPDRIFDTMKNIFGMEMVSNPLRLKASTLGGGMKMAQDYGREIAAKLQ, encoded by the coding sequence ATGGCTAAAGCATTGGTCGCCTTTGCGACGCGGAAAGGGGAGACGGAAGTTATCGCCGGATTGATCGCGGAAGGCATGCGGTTTTCCGGCATCGAAGTGGAAGCGGTCAACGCCAATCAGATCAAGTCGGAGAAGGATCTCACGGGCTATGACGCCTATGTGTTCGGCTCTGCGACCTATCACGGGGATATGATGCAGTCCATGAAGACGCTTCTTTTCATGGCTGAAAATGCCGAGCTTTCCGGAAAAGTCGGCGGCGCGTTCGGCGCGTTCGGCTGGAGCGGGGAGGCCCCGGATCGGATCTTTGATACGATGAAAAATATTTTCGGCATGGAGATGGTCAGCAATCCGCTGCGTTTAAAGGCAAGCACGCTTGGCGGCGGGATGAAAATGGCTCAGGACTACGGCCGTGAAATCGCGGCCAAACTGCAGTAA
- a CDS encoding 4Fe-4S binding protein, with protein sequence MKTTRKIIEIDDQLCDGCGQCVIACAEGALKIIDGKARVISENLCDGIGACIGECPQGALHIVDREAEEFDEAAVENHLAQMENQTACDPSAGPGTCPSSQIKNLTPVSASQAESAEHGPTDSRLSHWPVQIRLVPANAPFLKNADLLVLADCVAVAYPNLHQDLLDGKAVMIGCPKFDDKDGYAEKFGDVIRQAGLNSITIVTMEVPCCSGLPGIVKKGMEIAGSEVPIREVVISQRGAILSDTGWHESKTAAQN encoded by the coding sequence ATGAAAACCACACGCAAAATCATTGAAATCGATGACCAACTCTGCGACGGCTGCGGCCAGTGCGTGATCGCCTGCGCCGAAGGCGCGCTCAAAATAATTGACGGCAAAGCCCGGGTCATCTCGGAGAACCTCTGCGACGGCATCGGCGCCTGCATCGGCGAATGCCCCCAGGGCGCCCTTCATATTGTTGACCGCGAAGCCGAAGAGTTTGACGAGGCGGCTGTTGAAAACCACCTGGCACAGATGGAAAACCAGACCGCCTGCGACCCATCCGCGGGGCCGGGGACCTGCCCGTCCAGCCAAATAAAGAATTTAACGCCGGTTTCCGCATCGCAGGCGGAATCCGCCGAACACGGGCCAACCGACAGCCGGCTGTCCCACTGGCCGGTGCAGATCCGGCTGGTGCCGGCCAACGCACCGTTTTTGAAGAATGCGGATCTGCTCGTGCTTGCCGACTGTGTGGCCGTGGCCTATCCCAATCTCCATCAGGATCTGCTGGACGGTAAAGCCGTTATGATTGGATGCCCCAAATTTGATGATAAGGACGGCTATGCAGAAAAGTTTGGCGATGTAATCCGGCAGGCGGGATTAAACAGCATCACCATCGTTACCATGGAGGTGCCCTGCTGCTCGGGGCTGCCGGGTATTGTCAAAAAAGGCATGGAAATCGCCGGAAGCGAAGTGCCCATCCGGGAGGTGGTCATCAGCCAGCGCGGGGCGATCCTTTCGGACACGGGCTGGCATGAATCAAAAACAGCGGCCCAAAATTAA
- a CDS encoding desulfoferrodoxin produces MTQHLEVYKCELCGNIVEMLHASDGTLVCCDQAMTLMAENTVDAAKEKHVPVIEKTDKGIKVKIGDVAHPMEEKHYIEWIELIVDGKSYMQFLNPGDAPEAFFEISAGQVTAREYCNIHGHWKNSQ; encoded by the coding sequence ATGACGCAACACCTGGAAGTCTATAAATGCGAACTGTGCGGCAACATTGTTGAGATGCTTCATGCCAGTGACGGCACCCTGGTCTGCTGCGACCAGGCAATGACGCTGATGGCTGAGAACACCGTGGATGCGGCAAAGGAAAAGCACGTCCCGGTGATTGAAAAAACCGACAAGGGAATTAAGGTAAAGATCGGCGATGTGGCCCATCCCATGGAGGAGAAGCATTATATCGAATGGATCGAGTTGATTGTGGATGGCAAGAGCTATATGCAGTTCTTGAATCCGGGGGATGCGCCTGAGGCCTTTTTCGAAATATCCGCCGGTCAAGTAACCGCCAGGGAATACTGCAATATTCATGGCCACTGGAAAAACAGTCAATAA
- a CDS encoding sigma 54-interacting transcriptional regulator: protein MTEKKFREILANEKNLIRILDNLKEGIIAHDLDRRIFFFNHEAERITGYSREEVLYKDCHEAFGGPFCGERCLFREADHSIPDDIGYPVNILRKDGQIRNAEMHVTAMKDEAGEFIGVLAFIKDNTDVVELKLKTGQMMGYGDIVGRDSQMVRIYKQIQDLAAYDYPVHIYGETGTGKELVAEAVHNQSRRAGAPFVPINCGALPEGLIESELFGHVKGAFSGAIRDKKGRFELANGGSVLLDEVAELPKDLQVKLLRFLQTGKFEKVGGEATISVNVRIISATNTELGEAVRAKNFREDLYYRLNVIPIHIPPLRERRVDIPLLVDYFLETFSSPAENGRIRISDEALSMLMDYDWPGNVRQLQNTLQYSIVKCSSRIIRPKDLPMELADQRVAKSRRGPVKKLDIDSVRDALEKTAGNKAMAARLLGVGRATLYRFINEYPSAVPQTLENST from the coding sequence ATGACGGAAAAAAAATTCAGGGAAATCCTCGCCAACGAAAAAAATCTGATCCGGATTCTGGACAACCTCAAGGAGGGCATTATTGCCCATGATCTGGACCGCCGCATCTTCTTTTTTAACCATGAGGCAGAGCGCATCACCGGCTACAGTCGCGAGGAGGTGCTATATAAGGATTGCCATGAGGCCTTTGGCGGACCTTTCTGCGGCGAGCGCTGCCTGTTCCGGGAAGCCGATCACAGCATCCCGGATGATATCGGGTATCCGGTCAATATTTTGCGAAAAGACGGGCAGATCCGCAATGCCGAGATGCATGTCACTGCCATGAAAGACGAAGCCGGAGAATTCATCGGCGTACTGGCCTTTATCAAGGATAATACGGATGTTGTTGAGCTAAAGCTTAAAACCGGTCAGATGATGGGGTATGGCGACATCGTCGGCCGGGACAGCCAGATGGTTAGGATCTATAAGCAGATTCAGGATCTGGCTGCCTATGACTATCCGGTCCATATTTACGGGGAGACCGGCACCGGCAAGGAATTGGTGGCAGAGGCCGTTCACAACCAGAGCCGGCGGGCCGGGGCACCGTTTGTGCCCATTAACTGCGGTGCGCTTCCGGAGGGGCTGATTGAGAGCGAGCTGTTCGGCCATGTCAAGGGCGCGTTTTCCGGAGCCATCCGGGATAAAAAGGGGCGGTTCGAATTGGCGAACGGCGGGTCGGTGCTGCTGGATGAGGTGGCGGAACTGCCCAAAGACTTGCAGGTGAAGCTTTTGCGCTTTCTTCAGACCGGCAAATTCGAAAAGGTAGGCGGCGAAGCGACGATTTCTGTGAATGTGCGGATCATCAGCGCCACCAACACCGAATTGGGCGAAGCGGTGCGCGCGAAAAATTTTCGCGAGGATCTTTATTATCGCTTAAATGTCATTCCCATCCATATCCCGCCCTTGAGAGAGCGCCGGGTCGATATCCCGCTGTTGGTGGATTATTTCTTGGAGACATTTTCCAGCCCGGCGGAAAATGGGCGCATCAGGATTTCAGATGAAGCGCTTTCCATGCTCATGGATTATGACTGGCCCGGCAATGTGCGCCAGCTCCAGAATACGCTGCAGTATTCAATCGTCAAATGCAGCAGCCGAATCATCCGGCCCAAGGACCTGCCCATGGAACTGGCTGATCAGCGGGTGGCCAAAAGCCGCCGCGGCCCGGTCAAGAAGCTGGATATTGACTCGGTGCGTGACGCCCTGGAAAAAACCGCCGGAAACAAGGCCATGGCCGCCCGACTGCTCGGTGTGGGCCGGGCCACGCTCTATCGGTTCATCAACGAATACCCCTCAGCCGTGCCGCAAACCCTGGAAAACAGTACTTGA
- a CDS encoding rubredoxin, which yields MDKYVCQVCGYVYDPEQGDPDNGVEPGTSFENLPDDWVCPVCGAGKDDFEKE from the coding sequence ATGGACAAATATGTATGCCAGGTCTGCGGTTATGTTTATGACCCGGAACAGGGTGATCCGGATAACGGGGTTGAGCCCGGTACATCCTTTGAAAATCTGCCGGATGACTGGGTGTGCCCGGTCTGCGGCGCAGGCAAAGATGATTTTGAAAAAGAATAA
- the rlmD gene encoding 23S rRNA (uracil(1939)-C(5))-methyltransferase RlmD, whose protein sequence is MRIKKGQEIELEITDLAFGGRGIAKVDGFTVFVDQAVPEDRVVARVFKRKKNYAETRAVSLIAPSPDRVDPPCPYSHWCGGCKWQFLDYDKQLEYKQRHVSESLAHIGGIKGVWVHPTRTSDQVFHYRNKMEFSCSDRRWLLPEELGDERIDIGFALGLHVPGTFHKVLDIDRCLLQPDTGNQILNDAKSYMKTSRLPAYGLKTHKGFWRFLMLRHSVAYDQWLVNIVTASESVADVKPLAEELMGRYPEVVSVVNNITAKKSGVATGDYEVPLAGENCLKECIGPYEFEVSANSFFQTNTRGAEILYHTVKQYADLSGSETVLDLYSGTGTIPIFLSDSARAITGIEIVESAVADAEKNCRYNDISNCEFLVGDIKTRLSDITERPDVMIIDPPRPGMHKDVVKNVLEMRPSRIVYVSCNPATLARDLWMLSDRYRVDEVQPVDMFPHTYHIEAVAKLEKR, encoded by the coding sequence ATGCGGATTAAAAAAGGACAGGAAATTGAGCTGGAAATAACCGACCTGGCCTTCGGCGGCCGGGGAATTGCCAAGGTGGACGGGTTTACCGTATTTGTCGACCAGGCGGTGCCGGAGGATCGGGTCGTGGCCCGGGTTTTTAAGCGAAAGAAAAATTATGCCGAGACCCGGGCGGTTTCTTTGATTGCCCCGTCGCCGGACCGGGTCGATCCCCCGTGTCCGTACAGCCACTGGTGCGGCGGCTGCAAATGGCAGTTTCTGGACTATGACAAGCAGCTTGAATACAAGCAGCGGCATGTCTCGGAATCCCTGGCCCATATCGGCGGCATTAAAGGGGTTTGGGTGCATCCCACCCGGACCTCGGATCAGGTGTTTCATTACAGAAACAAAATGGAATTCTCCTGTTCAGATCGGCGGTGGCTGCTGCCGGAGGAATTGGGCGACGAGCGCATTGATATCGGTTTTGCCCTGGGCCTGCATGTGCCGGGTACCTTCCACAAGGTGCTTGATATTGACCGCTGCCTGCTGCAGCCGGATACCGGCAATCAAATTTTAAATGATGCCAAAAGCTACATGAAAACCTCAAGACTGCCGGCCTACGGGCTAAAAACTCACAAGGGGTTCTGGCGGTTTCTGATGCTAAGGCATTCGGTGGCATATGATCAGTGGCTGGTCAATATTGTGACTGCTTCCGAATCTGTGGCGGACGTCAAGCCCCTTGCGGAAGAACTAATGGGCCGGTACCCGGAAGTGGTTTCCGTGGTCAACAATATCACGGCTAAAAAGTCCGGCGTGGCCACCGGCGACTATGAGGTCCCGCTGGCCGGGGAGAATTGCCTGAAGGAGTGCATCGGCCCCTATGAATTCGAGGTCTCGGCCAATTCGTTTTTCCAGACCAATACACGGGGGGCGGAGATCCTCTATCATACCGTAAAACAATACGCGGATTTGTCCGGCAGTGAAACCGTGCTCGATCTTTACAGCGGCACCGGCACCATCCCCATTTTTCTCTCTGATTCGGCAAGGGCCATTACCGGCATTGAGATTGTGGAAAGCGCGGTGGCGGATGCGGAAAAAAACTGCCGTTATAATGATATTTCAAACTGCGAATTCCTGGTGGGGGATATCAAGACCCGGCTCTCCGATATTACCGAAAGACCGGATGTCATGATTATTGATCCGCCGCGGCCCGGGATGCACAAGGATGTGGTAAAAAACGTGCTGGAAATGCGGCCCTCCCGGATCGTCTATGTATCCTGCAACCCGGCCACCCTGGCCCGGGATCTGTGGATGCTCTCCGACCGGTATCGGGTGGACGAGGTGCAGCCCGTGGACATGTTTCCCCATACCTATCATATTGAGGCGGTGGCAAAGCTTGAGAAGCGATAA
- a CDS encoding flavodoxin domain-containing protein: MKPVEIAKGIYNVGVIDWNIRDFHGYSTEQGTSYNAFLVVDEQVVLIDTVKKEFADQMLANISEVVDPKKINIVISNHTEMDHSGGLPRVMHYIGEDKPVYCSKMGHKNLVQHFGDNLNYQAVESGQELSIGSRTLTFLETRMLHWPDSMFTYSQTDKILFSSDAFGQHYAGYEMFDDVVGDAIMPHAKKYFANILLLYAPKILKLVEQVTEMGLDIRMICPDHGIIWRKDPGKIINAYVEWSRQEPARKAIIIYDTMWKSTKLMAEAIADGIAETGVSVTPVHIRSSHRSEIMTEVLDAKAIVVGSPTLNNGLFPSVSDILTYMKGLQPKNKIGAAFGSYGWSGESVKLIHDELAAMKFDMLDGGLKIQYVPDKEGLGNCRAYGRKIGQAVLGQAS, from the coding sequence ATGAAGCCAGTAGAAATTGCAAAGGGAATCTACAACGTTGGTGTGATCGACTGGAATATCCGGGATTTTCACGGATACTCCACCGAGCAGGGCACGAGCTATAATGCCTTTCTGGTGGTTGATGAGCAGGTGGTGCTTATTGATACAGTGAAAAAAGAGTTTGCCGATCAAATGCTGGCCAATATTTCCGAGGTTGTGGATCCCAAAAAGATAAATATAGTGATCAGCAATCACACGGAAATGGACCATTCCGGGGGCCTGCCCCGGGTCATGCATTACATCGGTGAAGACAAGCCGGTTTACTGCTCCAAGATGGGGCATAAGAATCTGGTCCAGCATTTTGGGGATAACTTAAATTATCAGGCAGTCGAAAGCGGCCAGGAGCTGAGTATCGGCAGCCGGACGTTGACATTTCTGGAAACCCGGATGCTGCACTGGCCGGACAGTATGTTCACTTACAGCCAGACCGATAAGATCCTGTTTTCAAGCGATGCCTTTGGCCAGCACTATGCGGGCTATGAAATGTTTGACGATGTGGTGGGCGATGCGATTATGCCGCATGCCAAAAAGTATTTTGCCAACATTCTTCTGCTGTACGCGCCCAAAATATTGAAGCTGGTGGAACAGGTCACGGAAATGGGGCTTGATATCCGGATGATTTGTCCGGATCATGGCATTATCTGGCGAAAGGACCCGGGCAAAATTATTAACGCCTATGTCGAATGGAGCCGGCAGGAGCCTGCACGGAAGGCCATTATTATCTATGATACCATGTGGAAGAGCACCAAGCTCATGGCAGAGGCCATTGCCGACGGCATTGCGGAAACCGGGGTTTCCGTAACCCCCGTGCATATCCGGAGTTCCCATCGCAGCGAAATTATGACCGAAGTCCTGGACGCCAAAGCCATAGTGGTTGGCTCGCCAACATTGAATAACGGGCTGTTCCCATCGGTCAGCGATATTTTAACCTACATGAAAGGCCTTCAGCCGAAAAACAAAATCGGCGCGGCATTCGGTTCCTATGGCTGGAGCGGGGAATCGGTCAAGCTGATTCATGACGAACTGGCGGCCATGAAGTTTGACATGCTCGATGGAGGGTTGAAAATCCAGTATGTCCCGGACAAGGAAGGCCTTGGCAACTGCCGGGCATATGGCCGAAAAATCGGTCAGGCGGTGCTTGGTCAGGCTTCGTGA
- a CDS encoding universal stress protein, which translates to MRRQFRNIFCATDFSEFADAVLAYGVAMAKRFEANLYVCHVVDLPTVSAYGEAVFDPIEYQQRFMDTARQEIDRLLGDTDVMYQPLISIGNTTDEIARLANEYIADLVITATHGRSGIKRFFLGSVTERLMRTLPCPLLVLRGSEEFTDRSATKQFPFKKILVGCDFSEDSDLALDYSLSMAQEFESELHLVHVVEPSGYKDLFKLPQESGDKFKEELYDMVKEKLNSLVPKEALAWIKLETKVLVGKPYAELIRYAQMSAIDMIALGIRGHGMVEELLVGSTTDRVIRQAPCPVLSICPE; encoded by the coding sequence ATGCGACGGCAGTTCCGAAATATTTTCTGCGCGACGGATTTTTCCGAGTTTGCCGATGCGGTGCTGGCCTATGGGGTGGCCATGGCCAAGCGCTTTGAGGCCAACCTGTATGTCTGCCATGTGGTTGATTTGCCGACGGTTTCCGCATACGGCGAGGCGGTGTTTGATCCGATAGAATATCAGCAGCGGTTCATGGATACGGCCCGGCAGGAGATTGACCGGCTGCTGGGCGATACCGATGTAATGTATCAGCCGCTTATCTCCATCGGCAATACCACGGATGAGATTGCGCGGCTGGCCAATGAGTATATTGCGGACCTGGTCATTACCGCTACCCACGGCAGATCCGGTATAAAGCGCTTTTTTCTGGGAAGCGTCACTGAACGCCTGATGCGTACCCTTCCATGTCCGCTGCTGGTGTTAAGGGGCTCTGAGGAGTTTACCGACCGCTCAGCGACCAAGCAGTTTCCCTTCAAAAAGATTCTGGTGGGATGCGATTTTTCAGAGGATTCGGATCTGGCCCTGGATTACAGCCTCTCCATGGCCCAGGAGTTTGAAAGCGAACTCCATCTCGTGCATGTGGTGGAGCCTTCCGGATACAAGGATCTTTTCAAGCTGCCCCAGGAATCCGGTGATAAGTTTAAAGAGGAACTCTACGATATGGTCAAGGAGAAGCTGAATTCACTGGTTCCCAAGGAAGCCCTGGCCTGGATTAAGCTGGAGACCAAGGTTTTGGTGGGCAAGCCCTATGCCGAATTGATCCGGTATGCCCAAATGAGTGCTATCGATATGATCGCTTTGGGCATACGGGGGCACGGGATGGTGGAGGAGCTTCTGGTCGGCTCCACCACCGACCGGGTAATCCGTCAGGCGCCGTGTCCCGTGTTATCAATTTGTCCGGAATAG